GATACCCATGCGGTATTTCTCTTTTAAAATGGACAGAACATCATGAACACTGGGTATAGCGATATCTTCCGTACGCAGGTAATGCTGGTAAAGTTCATTACGTTTAGCACGCTCATTCTCTACCCTCTCTTTAGTATAGCCCTGCTCTTCAGCCAACAACAGGGCACTTTGTCCATTGATCATAATCTCTTTGTAGCGTTCTTCTTCCAGTGTGATATTCAAAGCCTTGAGTATCTCGTAATTGGCTCTAAAGTACCATTGTTCAGTCTCTACCAGTACACCGTCATTATCAAATAGAAGATACTTTTTCATACGATCAGTCCAATAATTGCTCTACAAGATCAGTAAAACTATCACAGATAATATCAGGTTTTATATCACTGTGAAGATCACTCTCTTTAAACTTTCCTGTTTTAACCAGAGCTGTTTTAAAACCGGCTTTCTGAGCACCACCGATATCCGAGATGATGTCATCACCTACCATGAGTATTTCACTGGGGTTCATTCCCAATGATTCAGCTACAAGGTGAAAAAATGATGCACTTGGTTTACCGATAATGGTTGCTTCTTTCCCGCTGGCAAATTCAAGTGCAGCGATCCAGCTTCCCGTACCCATTGTAAGTTTGCCGTCACTATCTTTAAAATAACGGCTTTTGGCAGCACCGATCAGTTCAGCTCCCTCTTCAATATGTCTAAATGCCTGGTTCATCGTATCAAAATGAAAATTTTTATGGGCATCGGCAACCACTACACAGTCTACCTGATCATTACTACGTAACTCTGCAAAATAGACATTGGCTTCATCAGTGAGGAGTGTATAGGCTTTGTATTTTTTTGCACGTACATAGTCTCTCGTTGCAGCAAGAGCAGTATACATCTCACTTTCATCGATCGTAAAGCCTAGTTTTTGAAGATGTTTAACAATTTGAAACGGAGTAGATCGCGTGGTATTGCTGATTAGTCTTAAAGGATAGCGTGAACGAAGAGTGTTCAACGCTTTGGGTGCACCTTGTATCGGCTCGCTGCCTACATAGAGTACACCCCCGATATCGGTCATGATGCCCTTGATATCTTTGAGTAGCATTATGCCTTTTTCACAAACTCTTGTTTAAGTTTGATTGCTCCGACACCAGGAACTTTACAGTCAATATTGTGTCCATCATTCCCCTCAACAAGGCGGATACCCTTGATCTTAGTCCCTACTTTGATCCCATCGCTGCTTCCTTTGACCTTAAGGTCTTTTATGACAGTAACAGTATCGCCATCCTGAAGAATGTTGCCATTGGCATCTTTAACGATTAATCCTTCCTCTCCAGCTGCTTCATTTTTGCTCCATTCGTGTGCACATTCAGGGCAAATGTAAAGCTCTCCATCCTCATACGTATATTGGCTTCCACACATTGGACAGTTTGGTAGTTGTTCCATGATTATTCCTTTCGTTCAGTTCTTATGGTCTTTTGGGATCGTGATTATAGCCAAAAAGCCAAAAAGTATCGCGCCGCACATATCCAAGAGCATATCTTTTTGGGCATCCCATACATCTCCCTGCGAGCCTAAAAAGAGTGATCCTGAGGTACCTCCCTCTATGACGGCATAGTACATTTCTATGATTTCATAGCTCGCAGCCCAGAACCCTATCGCAAATATCGCAAACAATAATGCTACAAAACGGTTGTTTACCAAAGAGCTTCTTACTAAAAACTCTACGATCGGATAAGCAAATACCCCTACAAAAAAGTGACCCACCCTATCAAAGTTGTTACGTCCCTCAGGAAAGATAAAATCAAGCCCGAATGATGAGATCAGTTGGTTACCGTAGTCAAAGGGTACCCTTTCAAAGCTCCAGTGCCCGCCTAAAGTGTGATAAGAGAGAAATGCCCACATCAAGATGTAAGCTGTATTGGAAAAAACAAAACTTCTATGCCAAAGAGCCAGTATACTTACAGCGATAAGTACAGGAATATTTTCTACAAGCCAGGTTGCCCGATCATAGGGTTCAATCGCCAGTACACTGAAGAGGATGATATATAAAACAAGTAGTATCTTTGGAAGATGTCGCATTACAGCTCTTTATAGATTGGTATTTTCGAAAGTATTATAACATGAAGAAGAGATTCCCGCTTCAGCAGATAGTAAAACGGGAAGAGTAGCAATTAAGCTTTAGGATCCTTTAGGAAAGCCAGAGTCAATGTGTCTTTGCCTTCTATGACTTTTTTTCCAACGAATAGTCTCACACTATGGAACAAGAAAAGTTCTCCTGAGTAATTGACACCAAGAATAAAAGTATATTCACCAAATGCAAATCTTCTCAAGCCCATTGCTTCAGGTTGTTTACTTGGGTTCTCGATAGCGAAACAGACTTCATTTG
This is a stretch of genomic DNA from Sulfurovum zhangzhouensis. It encodes these proteins:
- a CDS encoding TIGR01458 family HAD-type hydrolase, coding for MLLKDIKGIMTDIGGVLYVGSEPIQGAPKALNTLRSRYPLRLISNTTRSTPFQIVKHLQKLGFTIDESEMYTALAATRDYVRAKKYKAYTLLTDEANVYFAELRSNDQVDCVVVADAHKNFHFDTMNQAFRHIEEGAELIGAAKSRYFKDSDGKLTMGTGSWIAALEFASGKEATIIGKPSASFFHLVAESLGMNPSEILMVGDDIISDIGGAQKAGFKTALVKTGKFKESDLHSDIKPDIICDSFTDLVEQLLD
- a CDS encoding zinc ribbon domain-containing protein YjdM — protein: MEQLPNCPMCGSQYTYEDGELYICPECAHEWSKNEAAGEEGLIVKDANGNILQDGDTVTVIKDLKVKGSSDGIKVGTKIKGIRLVEGNDGHNIDCKVPGVGAIKLKQEFVKKA
- a CDS encoding DUF2238 domain-containing protein: MRHLPKILLVLYIILFSVLAIEPYDRATWLVENIPVLIAVSILALWHRSFVFSNTAYILMWAFLSYHTLGGHWSFERVPFDYGNQLISSFGLDFIFPEGRNNFDRVGHFFVGVFAYPIVEFLVRSSLVNNRFVALLFAIFAIGFWAASYEIIEMYYAVIEGGTSGSLFLGSQGDVWDAQKDMLLDMCGAILFGFLAIITIPKDHKN